One Arvicanthis niloticus isolate mArvNil1 chromosome 3, mArvNil1.pat.X, whole genome shotgun sequence DNA segment encodes these proteins:
- the Slc40a1 gene encoding ferroportin, producing MTKARDQTRQEGCCGSLANYLTSAKFLLYLGHSLSTWGDRMWHFAVSVFLVELYGNSLLLTAVYGLVVAGSVLVLGAIIGDWVDKNARLKVAQTSLVVQNVSVILCGIILMMVFLHKNELLTMYHGWVLTVCYILIITIANIANLASTATAITIQRDWIVVVAGENRSRLADMNATIRRIDQLTNILAPMAVGQIMTFGSPVIGCGFISGWNLVSMCVEYFLLWKVYQKTPALAVKAVLKVEESELKQLTSPKDTEPKPLEGTHLMGEKDSNVRELECEPEPTCASQITEPFRTFRDGWVSYYNQPVFLAGMGLAFLYMTVLGFDCITTGYAYTQGLSGSILSILMGASAITGIMGTVAFTWLRRKCGLVRTGLFSGLAQLSCLILCVISVFMPGSPLDLSVSPFEDIRSRFVHVEPVSPTTKIPDTVSTTETHMSNVSNVVNTVHEMSTKSVPIISVSLLFSGVIAARIGLWSFDLTVTQLLQENVIESERGIINGVQNSMNYLLDLLHFIMVILAPNPEAFGLLVLISVSFVAMGHLMYFRFAQKTLGNQIFVCGPDEKEVTDENQPNTSVV from the exons atgaccaaggcaagagATCAGACCCGTCAGGAAGGATGCTGTG GCTCCTTAGCAAACTACCTGACCTCAGCAAAATTCCTCCTCTACCTTGGtcactctctctccacatgg GGGGATCGGATGTGGCACTTTGCAGTGTCTGTGTTTCTGGTGGAGCTCTATGGAAACAGCCTCCTCTTGACAGCTGTCTATGGGCTGGTGGTGGCAGGCTCTGTTCTGGTCCTGGGAGCCATCATTGGTGACTGGGTGGATAAGAACGCCAGACTTAAAG TGGCCCAGACATCACTGGTGGTTCAGAATGTGTCCGTCATCCTCTGCGGAATCATCCTGATGATGGTTTTCCTACATAAGAATGAGCTTCTGACCATGTATCACGGATGGGTCCTT ACTGTCTGCTACATCTTGATCATCACTATTGCAAACATTGCAAATCTGGCCAGTACTGCCACTGCGATTACCATCCAAAGGGACTGGATCGTTGTTGTGGCAGGAGAGAACAGGAGCAGATTAGCAG ACATGAATGCTACCATTAGAAGGATTGACCAGCTAACCAACATCCTGGCCCCCATGGCTGTTGGACAGATTATGACATTCGGTTCCCCAGTCATTGgctgtggtttcatttctggttGGAATTTGGTGTCCATGTGTGTGGAGTACTTCTTGCTCTGGAAAGTTTACCAGAAGACCCCTGCTCTGGCTGTAAAAGCTGTTCTCAAGGTAGAAGAGTCGGAGCTGAAGCAGCTGACCTCACCTAAAG ATACTGAGCCAAAACCTTTGGAGGGAACTCATCTAATGGGTGAGAAAGACTCCAACGTCCGTGAACTTGAATGTGAACCAGAGCCCACCTGTGCCTCCCAGATCACAGAGCCCTTCCGCACTTTCCGAGACGGATGGGTCTCCTACTATAACCAGCCCGTATTTCTGGCTGGCATGGGTCTGGCTTTCCTCTATATGACAGTCCTGGGCTTCGACTGTATCACTACAGGGTACGCCTACACTCAGGGGCTGAGTGGATCCATCCTCAGTATTTTGATGGGAGCATCAGCAATAACTGGAATAATGGGGACTGTGGCCTTCACTTGGCTCCGTCgaaagtgtggccttgtgagGACTGGTCTATTCTCAGGACTGGCCCAGCTTTCCTGTTTGATCCTGTGTGTGATCTCCGTGTTCATGCCTGGAAGCCCCTTGGACCTGTCTGTTTCTCCATTTGAAGATATCCGTTCTAGGTTTGTGCATGTGGAGCCAGTGTCCCCAACTACCAAAATACCCGATACCGTCTCtacaacagaaacacacatgtcCAATGTGTCTAATGTTGTTAATACTGTCCATGAGATGAGTACTAAATCCGTCCCCATAATCTCTGTCAGCCTGCTGTTTTCAGGAGTCATCGCTGCTAGAATCG GTCTTTGGTCCTTTGATTTGACTGTGACACAGTTGCTGCAAGAAAATGTAATTGAATCTGAAAGAGGCATTATCAATGGTGTGCAGAACTCCATGAACTACCTTCTCGACCTTCTGCATTTCATCATGGTCATCTTGGCCCCAAATCCTGAAGCTTTTGGCTTGCTGGTATTGATTTCAGTCTCCTTTGTGGCAATGGGACATCTTATGTATTTCCGATTTGCCCAGAAGACTCTGGGCAACCAGATTTTTGTTTGTGGTCCCGATGAAAAAGAAGTTACAGATGAAAACCAACCTAATACATCTGTTGTGTAA